In Erigeron canadensis isolate Cc75 chromosome 1, C_canadensis_v1, whole genome shotgun sequence, a single window of DNA contains:
- the LOC122589397 gene encoding uncharacterized protein LOC122589397 has product MLRSYADELLASNPGSTINIGVTRNLDGKSYFDRMYICLKGLKEGWKRGCRKVIALDGCFMKSPATGELLTAIGRDGNNHIYPIAWALVSVENKNNLTWFLELLSGDLDIECGVGIKVISDQHKGLIEAVKDMLPYAEHRQCARHIYEGFRKRYSGVLFRSMFWSASKASYPQLFEKVMKDIKSTDPRAYDYLMDKNPKSWSRAFFKLNRACDSVENGFSECFNSVILSVRNKPIITMFEAIRSIIMERQDVMRILCLRWKTDISPSIQNRIEWAKDQQRFWKSFHAGNSHWEVRQLYEAFKVNVDEKTCSCRMWGLSGIPCPHACAVIFKINKRPENYVPG; this is encoded by the exons ATGTTGAGGTCATATGCAGATGAATTACTTGCTTCAAACCCTGGCTCTACCATAAACATTGGTGTTACAAGGAATCTAGATGGGAAGAGTTATTTTGATAGGATGTACATTTGTCTCAAGGGATTGAAAGAAGGTTGGAAAAGAGGTTGCAGGAAGGTTATTGCATTAGATGGATGCTTCATGAAGAGTCCAGCAACAGGAGAGCTTCTTACTGCAATTGGAAGAGATGGAAACAACCACATCTATCCAATTGCATGGGCTTTGGTTAGTGTtgagaataaaaataatttgaCTTGGTTCTTGGAGTTGCTATCTGGTGATCTGGACATTGAATGTGGGGTTGGCATCAAAGTCATCTCTGATCAGCATAAG GGATTGATAGAAGCAGTGAAAGACATGTTACCCTATGCAGAGCATAGGCAATGTGCAAGACACATCTATGAGGGGTTTAGAAAAAGATATAGTGGTGTGTTGTTTAGGTCCATGTTCTGGTCAGCCTCTAAGGCTAGTTACCCACAACTGTTTGAAAAGGTTATGAAGGATATTAAGAGTACAGACCCTAGAGCTTATGATTATCTGATGGACAAGAACCCAAAAAGCTGGTCTAGAGCATTTTTCAAATTGAATAGGGCTTGTGATAGTGTAGAGAATGGTTTTAGTGAATGCTTCAACTCTGTCATATTATCAGTGAGGAATAAGCCAATCATAACAATGTTTGAGGCAATAAGATCCATCATAATGGAGAGGCAAGATGTGATGAGGATATTATGTTTGAGATGGAAGACTGACATATCTCCTTCAATTCAAAACAGAATTGAGTGGGCCAAGGACCAACAAAG GTTTTGGAAATCTTTTCATGCTGGGAACTCTCATTGGGAAGTGAGACAATTGTATGAGGCATTTAAGGTAAATGTGGATGAAAAAACATGTAGCTGCAGAATGTGGGGACTTTCTGGTATCCCATGCCCACATGCTTGTGCAGTTATATTCAAGATCAACAAGAGACCTGAAAACTATGTTCCTGGTTAG